One Elaeis guineensis isolate ETL-2024a chromosome 10, EG11, whole genome shotgun sequence genomic window carries:
- the LOC105032096 gene encoding uncharacterized protein, with protein sequence MAFGAKEIIVYITRTSYIFVCGHPFIIGMVFFLLILYRCFPSLFVFLVSSSPVIVCTAVLLGTILVYGEPNIPEVEEKDRKAPRLSPHKVGAVANVEGRRETREKAVAQNERYGRGDGSMAETSLVDEDKKVNYGKKVSEVTKIHGHGIAKKKESYSEKLAASGPKAGEDIGGASTLNQKKAKDPKKGVDKPTSDNGLDSSLGSPWHDVDHQNASSCSESDKAESSSPDAASMSDIMPMLDELHPLLLDSEAPQPVLLSKYKSDAASVGLSDDGSAEEEAENQDDEDDEEGQEKDDETKTMVTWTADDQKNLVELRKSELERNRRLENVIAKRRARKLMEKNLIDLDSNDSLPSIEELSRFQVQIPPVFAPRRNPFDLPYDADEIPGSAPSRLLPRQNPLDLPYEQPDETASSMVENLSQQEFVTNPQQDMLFRRHESFTSGALFLGDLTQERRTFRFKPYFVAETTDTEETGFADQRESSVESDSKASSKSGAISSATKQESHKEIPERELHEQSDSIAYHDAESSEAESQSSDEADSVDVAQVLSGVSPSDDHGMVMEEAHQAAEAFGEVGEETSEELEPYAIASDAEKAEIIDVKYESGSSTSSEENEKSTKARFHEQAASMEKTRGDSPTGSVDSIKSVTEDSDIQSREAERVDDNQVAEPVYDSSPSAIGKTQSNVSALDEALSGAGKEGSNSHDSLMSDMQADVSLVGSPPRTARNASFGESAGEELAFSGQVFWVASSLASIEENESRSREISEIRECDVIGDELYGVHDDLVHPSLPILPKATSERRLHRLSLFSRRSSLSSVGTESSEGSLN encoded by the exons ATGGCATTTGGGGCCAAAGAAATAATTGTATATATCACAAGAACTAGTTACATATTTGTTTGCGGGCATCCCTTTATTATTGGCATGGTATTTTTTCTTCTTATACTGTACAGATGTTTTCCTTCTTTATTTGTTTTCCTGGTCTCTTCCTCTCCCGTCATTGTCTGCACTGCCGTTCTTCTTGGAACTATTCTCGTTTATGGTGAACCAAACATACCTGAAGTCGAAGAGAAGGATAGGAAGGCTCCGAGACTTAGTCCTCATAAGGTTGGGGCTGTAGCCAATGTGGAAGGTAGAAGAGAAACTAGGGAAAAGGCAGTGGCACAGAATGAGAGATATGGCAGGGGGGATGGTTCTATGGCTGAAACCTCTTTGGTTGATGAAGACAAGAAAGTGAATTATGGGAAGAAGGTGAGTGAAGTTACGAAAATTCATGGTCATGGGATTGCTAAGAAGAAAGAATCTTATTCAGAAAAGCTAGCTGCAAGTGGACCAAAAGCAGGTGAGGATATTGGCGGTGCAAGCACCTTGAATCAAAAGAAAGCCAAGGATCCTAAGAAGGGAGTTGATAAGCCTACTTCAGACAATGGCCTTGATTCATCTTTGGGTTCACCTTGGCATGATGTTGATCATCAGAATGCTTCTTCATGTTCTGAATCAGACAAAGCAGAAAGTTCATCTCCTGATGCTGCTTCCATGTCTGACATTATGCCAATGCTTGATGAGCTTCACCCGCTTTTATTAGACTCAGAAGCTCCTCAGCCTGTTCTTCTATCCAAATACAAATCAGATGCTGCCTCTGTGGGGTTATCAGATGATGGTAGTGCAGAGGAAGAAGCTGAAAACCAGGATGATGAAGATGATGAAGAAGGACAGGAAAAAGATGATGAAACTAAAACTATGGTAACTTGGACAGCAGATGATCAGAAGAATCTCGTGGAACTCAGAAAATCTGAACTAGAAAGGAATAGGAGGTTGGAGAATGTAATTGCAAAGCGAAGAGCAAGAAAATTAATGGAGAAAAATTTAATAGACTTGGATAGTAATGACTCATTGCCAAGCATAGAAGAGCTGTCTCGCTTTCAGGTTCAGATTCCACCTGTTTTTGCTCCAAGAAGGAATCCCTTCGATCTTCCTTATGATGCAGATGAAATTCCTGGTTCGGCTCCTTCTAGACTGCTGCCGAGGCAAAATCCTTTGGATCTTCCTTATGAACAACCGGATGAAACGGCGAGTTCCATGGTGGAGAATTTGAGCCAGCAAGAGTTTGTGACAAATCCACAGCAAGATATGTTATTTAGAAGGCATGAGAGCTTCACTTCAGGAGCATTATTTCTTGGGGATCTTACACAAGAGAGACGCACCTTTAGGTTCAAGCCCTATTTTGTTGCAGAGACGACTGATACAGAGGAGACTGGATTTGCTGATCAGAGAGAATCAAGTGTGGAGAGTGACTCGAaagcaagttcaaaatctggtGCAATATCTTCAGCCACCAAGCAGGAATCTCATAAAGAGATACCAGAACGAGAATTGCATGAACAGAGTGATTCTATTGCTTACCATGATGCTGAATCTAGTGAGGCAGAAAGTCAATCCTCTGATGAAGCTGATTCAGTGGATGTCGCCCAAGTACTAAGCGGGGTTAGTCCAAGTGATGATCACGGCATGGTCATGGAAGAAGCTCATCAAGCTGCTGAAGCATTTGGAGAAGTTGGAGAGGAAACCAGTGAAGAGTTGGAACCATATGCCATTGCTTCAGATGCTGAAAAAGCTGAAATAATTGATGTGAAGTATGAGTCAGGCTCCTCCACTTCATCAGAAGAGAATGAGAAGAGTACCAAAGCAAGGTTTCATGAACAAGCAGCTAGTATGGAGAAAACAAGGGGCGATTCCCCCACAGGTTCTGTTGACTCCATCAAATCAGTTACTGAAGATTCTGATATTCAGAGTAGGGAAGCAGAGCGAGTTGATGACAATCAAGTTGCAGAGCCTGTTTATGACTCTAGCCCATCAGCAATTGGAAAAACCCAATCTAATGTTTCAGCACTTGATGAAGCTCTATCTGGTGCAG GTAAAGAAGGTTCCAATTCCCATGACTCTTTGATGTCTGATATGCAAGCAGATGTCTCACTAGTGGGTTCTCCTCCAAGGACTGCGAGGAATGCTTCCTTTGGAGAAAGCGCAGGAGAAGAGCTGGCATTTTCTGGCCAAGTGTTTTGGGTTGCATCAAGTTTAGCTTCTATTGAGGAGAATGAATCAAGATCAAGGGAGATATCTGAAATCAGGGAGTGTGATGTTATCGGAGATGAACTATATGGAGTCCATGATGACTTGGTTCACCCAAGTTTGCCCATATTGCCAAAGGCAACAAGTGAGCGGCGGTTGCATCGCTTAAGTTTGTTTTCGCGCCGCTCAAGTTTATCTTCAGTGGGGACTGAATCTAGCGAAGGTAGTCTAAATTAA
- the LOC105032083 gene encoding SUN domain-containing protein 2, whose translation MSASTAANPSSAANTKTSLTLDSNSKQDIRRRAVAVTNKKSSTEMTVGGGINGVSNDKVTVGEKDLSHTIRGESVLERPKDLLEVKKGLVSSSIASRRKKGISRAEKPKPQLLLGILMKTCLLIGALLWLGLLIWKWYDMLAYNRDSPFAALDYEGRLSEVEASLKKTAKMLQVQVEVVDRKIGSEAGTLTRDLKKTIEEKHALLEKELKRLERRTDNLDKSLRELRDTSFLSKEEFEGFLNELNKRRSFNGSDRDLSLDDIMNVAKEIVEKEIEKHAADGLGRVDYALASGGARVVRHSEPYILAKSSNWLAIGKGRDGVHPKAQKMLEPSFGEPGQCFALQGSSGFVEIRLRTGIIPEAVTLEHVSKSVAFDRSSAPKECRVSAWFEGPDDNPSDRSKKMFVLTEFTYDLEKSNAQTFNVETTNSAVVNMVRLDFFSNHGSSSVTCIYRFRVHGYEPSSSTKR comes from the exons ATGTCTGCATCAACTGCTGCAAATCCGAGTTCAGCAGCCAATACCAAAACTTCTTTGACCTTGGATTCCAACTCCAAACAAGACATAAGGAGAAGAGCAGTTGCTGTCACAAATAAGAAATCAAGCACTGAAATGACTGTAGGAGGAGGAATTAATGGGGTCAGCAATGATAAGGTGACTGTGGGTGAGAAGGATTTGAGCCATACCATAAGGGGGGAGTCTGTACTTGAGAGACCAAAAGACTTGTTAGAGGTGAAGAAGGGATTAGTTTCTTCCAGCATTGCTTCACGGCGCAAGAAAGGCATATCAAGAGCAGAGAAACCCAAGCCGCAACTTCTCCTTGGAATCCTGATGAAGACCTGTCTTCTTATTGGGGCTCTTTTGTGGCTGGGGCTGTTGATTTGGAAATGGTATGACATGCTTGCATATAATAGGGATTCCCCATTTGCTGCTTTAGATTATGAGGGCAGGTTATCAGAAGTGGAAGCATCTTTGAAAAAAACAGCAAAGATGTTGCAGGTTCAGGTGGAAGTTGTGGATAGAAAGATAGGGAGTGAGGCAGGGACCCTGACAAGGGATTTGAAGAAGACAATAGAAGAGAAACATGCACTATTGGAGAAGGAATTGAAGAGGCTGGAGCGCAGAACAGACAACTTAGATAAGTCTTTGAGAGAGTTGAGGGACACAAGCTTCTTGTCAAAGGAAGAATTTGAGGGTTTCTTAAATGAACTGAACAAGAGAAGAAGTTTTAATGGTAGCGATCGGGATCTGAGTTTGGATGATATTATGAATGTTGCAAAGGAGATTGTTGAGAAGGAGATTGAAAAGCATGCAGCTGATGGGTTAGGAAGGGTGGATTATGCATTGGCTTCTGGTGGGGCAAGGGTGGTTAGACATTCAGAGCCCTATATTTTGGCGAAATCTAGCAACTGGCTTGCCATTGGCAAAGGTCGAGATGGAGTTCATCCTAAGGCTCAAAAAATGCTAGAGCCAAGTTTTGGAGAGCCTGGCCAGTGTTTTGCCTTGCAAGGAAGCAGTGGGTTTGTTGAGATCAGGCTAAGAACAGGGATAATCCCTGAGGCTGTTACATTAGAGCATGTCTCTAAG AGTGTGGCTTTTGACAGGTCTAGTGCTCCAAAGGAATGTCGGGTTTCTGCATGGTTTGAAGGGCCTGATGATAACCCATCTGACCGATCCAAGAAGATGTTTGTTTTGACAGAGTTCACTTATGACCTCGAGAAAAGCAATGCTCAGACCTTTAATGTCGAGACAACCAATTCAGCTGTCGTCAATATGGTCCGGCTTGATTTCTTCTCCAACCATGGGAGCTCTTCTGTGACATGCATCTACCGGTTTAGAGTGCATGGTTATGAGCCCAGCTCCTCCACAAAACGATGA
- the LOC105032086 gene encoding uncharacterized protein, with product MAIEGKEVMLHIKKVLVYSIRTSYKSVQDHPFIFSVVCFMLILYKSFPSLFAFLVSSSPVLICTALLLGTLLSFGEPHIPKIEEVDKRTQEISSLKVGSSASDLVVREDESCMVETHVETQREIEEMAIKEAVLGEKGVSPCCEVEENIPFATIHDEVHEGDERDDSLAASSSAKEDEKGIHGEEIVAEERELHKQEIAKKKEFSVQNVAERGLKVSKDIDGFTTMDQIENEGLKVEINKPALDGYFDSSLGSPWLHIDIHDASLDSGSDEAESSSPDASMADIIPMLDELHPLLVSETQPALLSKGSMDGASQGSSHDHESNDDGVEEEAENQEDEEDEEAQEEKDDGADAAVTWTEDDQKNVMDLGSSELERNQRLESLIAKRRAKKDLRFETERNLIDLDGSMKELSCFHVQIPPISAPRRNPFDLPYDSEEPMGLPQIPGSAPSVLLPRRNPFDFPYDPVDVSSSRTVETWRHRDFVSDPQRDMFSRRNETFNLGDTEVKQEKQESRLKPYFAVERTDLEETDSAALQRQVSDKSNSKVSSVPDSDTDSSVTDQEYHKELVEQELYQEGSPSEHDAEPVEQKTRFSKEAESMKVEQEKSEINIASDRGTQIHANIVLDETRQAAESFGAVEEAIRDEAGTIPTISVAEKLEVIEEKYEQSSPSTSEGDEKTRDAMLAADDSHCLSGAERADDSHVAGPIYDSSPQAIKKSLSNISEASSDSGKGDPDASSLKFEIQHVGSSPRPVERNVDSGIRSTGEELLASSTRGLWVASSKLVSEYESRSGKITELREPEVIDIGSQPVHKNASDLIAPVLSEPAATDIMYQSRINVDVSHQTEGNEMFDTAMSSYSDSLLLSDHLISSALERAQSTEKSGMEPSSEVGVEESQISILDLPPIPEENLDDDKPEEEHENLTKPVSCVGLTGSQILEEPRIVLSDIEQELSLLQRKSAEESDMDGNCRLAHEPEDVNPRVVSPVSIHDGSFTGLELLEPKEGMDFSILSEAKSELDTKSSTVLTDLRDDIVNAVPREREGYSQQNINDSDEESDKIHPDVINIRGIDENLLSELDVVGDFHVEGLRSDQQGPELGQSDDITTSCLTSEMHEITSKLLVSEVRSTEHADISLNLFSEANLNPFEELHSVIDQPKSVESEVGSSCGSSFVNPEQVVYNPRLHLLEASYMEIDLVFKQVHEEAGVPSASEPIVGKSKTMTSEVSASELVITERDTEQTIADSGMLILEAKSVEDINSAFNKITEGSLGKSIVPEVGPSQILPGGLHFEPMEIHSDLQIVEANSFEDIHLAFKQASDGIYDNPPKVTKPNVGSTEVEISDRHLEPDVLEVRSSEEIKLAFKEAVSKEAVSSKQQNAGKSGAVEKVDDDSSSNASTSKKTKKKNKSAKSGSSSSSSSSSSDSD from the exons ATGGCAATTGAGGGAAAGGAAGTTATGTTACATATCAAAAAAGTTCTAGTATATTCCATCAGAACTAGCTATAAATCTGTTCAAGATCATCCATTTATTTTCAGTGTGGTGTGTTTCATGCTTATACTGTACAAATCTTTTCCTTCTCTATTTGCCTTTCTGGTGTCTTCCTCACCCGTCCTTATCTGCACTGCTCTTCTTCTTGGAACCCTTTTGAGTTTTGGTGAACCACATATCCCTAAAATTGAAGAAGTGGATAAGAGGACTCAGGAAATTTCTTCTCTGAAAGTTGGTTCTTCTGCCAGTGATCTTGTTGTTAGGGAAGATGAGAGCTGCATGGTTGAGACCCATGTGGAAACTCAGAGAGAGATAGAGGAAATGGCCATCAAAGAGGCAGTTTTGGGTGAAAAAGGGGTTAGTCCTTGTTGTGAGGTAGAGGAGAATATCCCTTTTGCCACAATACATGATGAGGTCCATGAGGGAGATGAGAGGGATGACAGTTTGGCTGCAAGCTCTTCAGCTAAGGAAGACGAGAAGGGCATTCATGGTGAGGAGATAgtggcagaagaaagagagctccACAAGCAGGAAATAGCCAAGAAGAAAGAATTTTCTGTACAAAATGTAGCTGAACGTGGGCTTAAAGTGAGCAAAGATATTGATGGTTTCACTACAATGGATCAAATAGAAAATGAGGGCCTCAAAGTGGAGATTAATAAGCCAGCAttggatggttactttgattcTTCTCTCGGTTCACCTTGGCTGCATATTGACATCCATGATGCTTCTTTAGATTCTGGATCCGACGAGGCAGAAAGTTCTTCTCCTGATGCTTCTATGGCTGACATCATTCCGATGCTTGATGAGCTTCACCCACTTTTGGTCTCTGAAACTCAGCCTGCTCTTTTATCCAAAGGCAGCATGGATGGTGCTTCCCAAGGTTCCTCTCACGATCATGAATCAAATGATGATGGTGTGGAGGAAGAAGCTGAAAACCAGGAGGATGAAGAGGATGAAGAAGCACAGGAAGAGaaagatgatggagcagatgcaGCGGTGACATGGACAGAAGATGATCAGAAGAATGTAATGGATCTTGGGTCTTCTGAACTGGAAAGAAATCAAAGATTGGAGAGCCTCATTGCAAAACGAAGAGCAAAGAAGGATCTAAGGTTTGAAACAGAGAGAAATTTGATAGACTTGGATGGCAGCATGAAGGAACTGTCATGCTTTCATGTTCAAATTCCACCCATTTCAGCACCAAGACGGAATCCATTTGACCTTCCATATGACTCAGAGGAACCAATGGGTTTGCCACAAATTCCTGGTTCAGCCCCTTCTGTTCTGCTGCCCAGAAGGAACCCATTTGATTTCCCTTATGATCCAGTAGATGTAAGTAGCAGCCGCACAGTGGAGACTTGGAGACATCGAGATTTTGTTTCAGATCCGCAAAGAGATATGTTTTCCAGGAGGAACGAGACTTTTAACTTGGGAGATACCGAAGTTAAACAAGAAAAGCAGGAGTCTAGGCTGAAACCCTATTTTGCTGTAGAGAGGACGGACTTGGAGGAGACAGATTCTGCTGCCTTACAGAGACAAGTCAGTGACAAGAGTAATTCAAAGGTGAGTTCTGTTCCAGATTCTGACACAGATTCTTCAGTCACTGATCAAGAATATCATAAAGAGCTTGTTGAGCAAGAACTGTATCAAGAGGGCTCTCCTTCTGAACATGATGCTGAACCTGTTGAACAAAAAACTCGGTTCTCCAAGGAAGCTGAATCAATGAAGGTTGAACAAGAGAAGAGTGAGATCAATATCGCTAGCGATCGTGGAACTCAAATACATGCTAACATTGTCCTTGATGAAACCCGCCAAGCTGCTGAATCTTTTGGAGCAGTGGAAGAGGCAATCAGAGATGAAGCAGGCACAATTCCAACCATTTCAGTTGCTGAGAAGTTAGAAGTGATCGAAGAGAAGTATGAACAGTCAAGTCCCTCCACATCAGAAGGGGATGAGAAGACTAGAGATGCCATGCTTGCAGCTGATGATTCTCATTGTCTGAGTGGGGCAGAGAGAGCCGATGACAGTCATGTTGCTGGTCCCATTTATGATTCCAGCCCACAAGCAATCAAAAAATCCCTATCTAACATTTCGGAAGCTTCCTCAGACAGTG GTAAAGGAGATCCTGATGCCAGTTCATTGAAATTTGAAATACAACACGTGGGTTCATCTCCAAGGCCTGTTGAGAGAAACGTTGACTCAGGAATTAGAAGCACAGGGGAGGAGTTGTTGGCGTCCTCCACTAGAGGGCTTTGGGTGGCTTCATCAAAATTAGTTTCCGAATATGAATCGAGATCCGGGAAGATAACTGAACTTAGAGAGCCAGAAGTTATCGACATTGGATCACAACCAGTCCACAAAAATGCAAGTGATCTGATTGCACCTGTATTATCAGAGCCAGCAGCTACAGATATTATGTATCAGTCAAGAATTAATGTGGATGTGAGTCATCAGACTGAAGGAAATGAGATGTTTGATACTGCAATGTCTTCTTATTCAGACAGTTTACTGTTGTctgatcatttgatttcatctgCATTAGAAAGGGCACAATCTACAGAGAAATCTGGAATGGAGCCATCATCTGAAGTTGGTGTTGAAGAATCCCAGATAAGTATCTTGGACTTGCCTCCAATTCCCGAGGAGAACTTAGATGATGATAAACCAGAAGAGGAGCACGAAAATTTGACAAAGCCTGTGTCATGTGTTGGTTTAACTGGATCGCAGATACTTGAAGAACCCAGAATTGTTTTGTCTGATATAGAACAAGAGCTGTCTCTACTTCAGAGGAAGTCAGCTGAGGAAAGTGATATGGATGGGAATTGTAGGCTTGCTCATGAGCCAGAGGATGTGAATCCTAGAGTTGTTTCTCCAGTTTCTATTCATGATGGTAGTTTTACTGGATTAGAGTTGCTTGAGCCAAAGGAAGGCATGGACTTCTCAATTCTGTCAGAGGCAAAGTCTGAGCTTGACACGAAGTCCAGTACTGTTTTGACTGATTTAAGAGATGACATTGTCAATGCTGTCCCAAGAGAGCGAGAAGGCTATTCTCAGCAGAATATAAATGATTCAGATGAAGAGTCTGATAAGATCCATCCTGATGTCATAAATATCAGAGGGATTGATGAAAACCTTCTGTCAGAATTGGATGTGGTTGGCGACTTCCATGTAGAAGGATTGAGGTCAGATCAACAAGGACCTGAACTAGGCCAATCTGATGATATTACCACGAGTTGTTTAACTTCTGAAATGCATGAAATCACTTCCAAGCTGCTAGTTTCTGAAGTGAGATCCACAGAGCATGCTGATATTTCTCTGAATCTATTCTCTGAAGCCAATTTGAacccatttgaagaattgcattcAGTCATTGACCAGCCAAAATCTGTGGAATCAGAGGTTGGGTCTTCATGTGGGTCATCATTTGTAAATCCTGAGCAGGTGGTTTACAATCCTAGGCTGCATCTTCTAGAAGCAAGCTATATGGAAATTGATTTAGTTTTCAAGCAAGTCCATGAAGAAGCTGGGGTGCCCTCTGCTTCAGAGCCCATTGTTGGCAAGTCTAAAACAATGACATCTGAAGTTAGTGCAAGTGAATTGGTTATCACTGAAAGAGATACTGAGCAAACAATTGCTGATTCAGGAATGCTAATCCTTGAAGCAAAATCTGTTGAGGATATCAATTCAGCTTTCAACAAAATTACCGAAGGAAGTCTGGGTAAATCTATTGTCCCTGAAGTCGGACCATCTCAAATTTTACCAGGAGGGCTGCATTTTGAACCGATGGAGATTCATTCTGACCTGCAGATTGTTGAAGCAAATTCTTTCGAAGACATACACTTAGCTTTCAAGCAAGCATCTGATGGCATCTATGACAACCCTCCAAAGGTGACTAAACCCAATGTTGGGTCTACAGAAGTTGAGATTAGTGACAGACACCTGGAGCCTGATGTTCTTGAAGTGCGTTCTTCTGAAGAGATCAAGTTGGCTTTTAAGGAAGCTGTCTCTAAGGAAGCTGTCTCAAGTAAGCAACAAAATGCTGGAAAATCAGGTGCAGTTGAGAAGGTGGATGATGATTCTAGCTCCAATGCTTCCACCTCAAAGAAGACAAAGAAGAAAAACAAATCTGCTAAATCGGGATCAAGTTCCAGTTCAAGTTCTAGCTCAAGTGATTCCGACTAA